The region GCATTTCGGTACGTGCGGAGGATGTAAATGGCAACATATCACCTATGAAAATCAAGCTCTTTATAAAGAAAAACAAGTAAAAGATAATCTTGAAAGAATAGGTAAAATAAACGTTGAAGAATATCTGCCTATTGTGCAGGCAAAATCAATTTATAATTACAGAAACAAACTTGAATTTTCCTTTTCCGATAAAAGGTGGCTTACCAATGAGGAAATTTCAACTGAAGACACCCTTAGTGACATGAATGGGCTTGGTTTTCACGTGCCTGAAAGATTCGATAAAGTTCTGGATATAAAAAAGTGTCATCTTCAGCAGGACCCTTCAAATGCTATCAGACTTGAAGTCAGGAAATTTGCAGTAGAACATGAGATCCCTTTTTACAATTTGAGGGAACATTTCGGAGTACTGAGAAATCTGATTATCCGAAATTCTAGTCTGGGAGAACTTATGGTTATCCTTCAGGTGAAGGAATTTACGAATAAAGTAGAATCACTTCTTGAACATCTAAAACTTCAATTCCCTGAAATAACCAGCTTGCAATATGTGGTAAATCAGAAGTCCAATGACACTTTCCATGATCTTGATATTCACCTGTTCCATGGCAAGCCATATATTACCGAACAAATGGAAAATCTGAATTTCAGGATAAGTCCTAAATCCTTTTATCAGACCAATTCGATTCAGGCATATGAGCTATATAAAGTAACCAGAGACTTTGCTGGACTTACAGGAAAGGAAAATGTATATGACTTATATACAGGTACAGGTACTATAGCGAATTTTGTCGCTGGCAGAGCAAAAAAGGTAACTGGTATTGAATATGTGCCAATGGCAATAGAAGATGCAAAGATAAATTCTTCAATCAATAATATTTCCAATACTTCATTTTATGCAGGTGACGTGAAAGATATTCTTACTGCGTCTTTCCTTGAAAAAGAAGGGGCTCCGGATGTTATCATCACAGATCCTCCAAGGGCAGGTATGCATGAACATGTGGTCCAGAAAATGCTTGAATTGGCTCCGCAAAGAATTGTCTATGTTAGCTGCAACCCAGCTACACAAGCGAGAGACCTTGCTTTACTAAATGAAAAATATGCAGTGAAAAAGGTAAGGCCTGTGGATATGTTTCCTCAAACCCATCATGTGGAGAATGTTGCATTATTGGAAAAAATTAACTGATCATCATGAATAACGATCCGGAACTAAGCGGTAGATATTTAGGTACAATTTCAAGAGACTTTGTACTTGTAGCAGACACTATTAAAGAAGCTTCTTATCAGGTAAGAGTCAGAAACATTTCCAAATATCCCATCTTTCCAATTTCAAAGACGGATATCGCTATTGGTAAATTACTTATTGGCAGAAAAGAGTTGGCTTTGGAATGGAATTACTACATTTCATTTCTTGATGAATTTATCCAAAGAACACTTGTCTCAGAAGACATGCTTCCTGAATTTGAAGCTGCATATAAAAATCCCGATGAATATTGTTGCTTGTTTGTAATAGATGAGGAATTTACAAATTTTGTTTTTATTCCTTATCCTGAAGACTGATGCTTATTTCCCTTACAAATAAAAGTGATACATCAAGAGTCTATGGACTTGATATTCTCAGGGCAATAGCCATCATATTTGTATTGGAAGAACATGGCAATGATTTCCTTTATGAGGCTTTTTCAATAAAAGCACCGCATCTTGACGGAGTCAAGTTGTTTTTTGTATTAAGTGGATTTCTGATAGGTCAGATACTAATCAAAACATTACATACAGGCCTTTCAATGAAAGACCTGTATGCTTTCTGGGTCAGAAGGTGGTTCAGAACTTTACCGAATTATTATCTCGTTTTAATTATTCTTGTCGGATTCAACATACTTATTCCTGAATTCAAAGGAACATACGCATCCTTCTTTTTCTTTTGCCAGAATCTTTTTTACCCTCAACAACGCTTTTTTCTTGAATCATGGAGCCTTGCAGTTGAAGAGTGGTTTTACATTTTATTTCCTATTACTTTATATCTTCTTAATAAAGCCTTTCCGTCAAGACACAAAATTAGTTTGCTTGCATCAATTGGAGTATTCATTATAGGGGCTGTCTTAGTAAGAGTATACAAAGAAAGCTACTTGGATATTCAAATGTTCAAAGACTGGGATGTGGAGTTTAGAAAAGTTGTTTTTACAAGGCTTGACAATATAGTATTTGGTGTACTGGGAGCATTTATCAGTACCTATTACCATTCAATGTGGGTTAAATATAAAATAATCTTGCTGATATCAGGGATTCTTTTCCTTCTTGGGGACAGGATATACTTTTTATTCATCACAAATAACATCATATCATTCGGTTGGTACTCCAACATTATATCGTTTACAATGGGCTCACTGGCTACTCTTGCCTTATTACCATTTTTATCAGAATTAAAGACCGGCAAAGGGTTATTATTCAGACTTCTGACTTACACCAGCATTATCTCCTACTCTCTTTACATGGTCAATTTGTCTATTGTAAGATTCAGAGTTATCCCCTATTCTAATGAGTGGTTGATAAAGTTCGGATTGAGCTCGTATATAACATATATAGATGTAGCATTGTACTGGATTTATACTATTACTCTTTCATTGCTTTTATATCATTTCTTTGAAAGACCTATGACAAGCCTAAGAGATAAGTTATATATAAAAAAATCTCAACCAAGTGTATAATCAGTAAGAACCGTTTGAGTCTTTCCTCCCTGAAGAAATTTAATTTTTAATATATCTAATTAAAGGAATTAATATGGATAGACTCAACAATCAATATTAAACTCTGATTAAAAAATTCAATACAACTAAAAATAAGTGCAAGGCCTATTAAATAAAAAAATCGGATAGAGTAATAATCTATCCGATTTCATTTTTCCTGATATAAAATTTTATTCTACAACAACCTTGGCAGAAGAAATTAAGTCCTTGTCCAAATGTATCAAACGTACATAGTATATACCTTTCTTCTGACCTGATATATTTATTTCTTCATTAGCAGAAACATTTTCCTTCCAATAAATTACTTGTCCTAAGGTATTTAACACCTCCATTGATATTCTCGTTTCAGATTCTAAATCAAGCTTAAAAACCCCAGCTGAGGGATTCGGATAAACTCTAATTTTCTGTTGAGATGGCTTTTGATTAAACAAAGATAAAACACAGCCTTCTTCAGCTGTTCCTGGTGTTGCATATACAGGAAGCTCTAAATAATCTCTAACATAAACATCCGAATAAGACCAATTAGCTCCCATGTTATTATCTTTATCTGCGTCACAGAATTTTAAAGAAGGACCGGTTCCATCTGCCTGCACAGGCCAAGGAAAGCTAAATGAATATTCCACCTGATCAACAACCATATCTGCAGAGTTTCTTAATATAATTTTTTCACCACTATTATTAAGACTTCCTGTTGTCCACTGATAAGTATTAGATAAATTAAAAAAAGAATTGAAGTAAGTTTGATTTGCACAAATCACAATATATTGGTGAGGTCCTATCACTACAGAAGGAAATACAAAATCAATTCCATCCGAAAAGTAATAACCACCAATATTTATAGCTTCAGGACCATTATTATAAAGTTCTATAAACTCCAGAGTGTCTGTACCAGGGTTATTATACATAATTTCAGAAATAACCAGCGGAGCCTTAGTATTATTAAAAACAAAACTAAAGGATTGAGATATAAATTTATTCCCTATCTCATCAGAAATATTACTGATATTAATTGAATTCAAATTTCCAATTTCCAATGGTGCAGATAGTCCAAGTATTACTGTATCTCCAGAGCCCGAAAGAGTTGCGGATGTAATATTTAATCCTGAATAATTAGACAATACCTGTGCAGAAGAAGCATTCAAAGGCTCATTAAAAACTACTTTGATCGTATTATTCTGAGGCGCGTATATTCTATTTACAACAGGAGGATAAGTATCCCCTGGTTCATTACATATAGAATTTCCATCACCTGGAGAAGCGTAAATAAGAGAGCCATCATCAAAGATCCCTCCTATATCATTTGAAGCAGCCCAGTAATATCCAAAAGCATTATTGGAATTAACATTGCATAATACCAGTGAAGAACCCTCTCCATCTGCCCTGTCGTCCCAAGGCTCCTTATTATCATATTCAACAGAATCTGCAATGATGCCAGCAGGAGTCTTGATAACGATCTTTTCGCCACTATTACTTAAGCCACCACTATCCCACTGAAGAGGAGCTAAACCAAATGTCTGTTCAAAAAAAACTGCATACCTTGCTACAACAACATAATTACCTGGTTTAAGTGTATAGTCAGGAAACACATAATTAAATCCGCTGGTTACTTTATAACCTGACAAATTCAATGATTGATTGCCCTTATTATATAATTCAATAAACTCCAGAGTATCATTACCAGGTTGATTATAGAGTATTTCTGTTATTACAAGATCAGACTGAGCGAATGCATTTACTGCAAACAACAAACAATAAATTTTAAATATTACTATCTTCTTCATATTAATACATTAATGGCTATTATCACATTAAAATGATATACCTAACTTTATTACTATTAAATTTTTATATGGAGATTCATCACGATGTGTCAGGTCTACAAGACCTAACAAATAACTGTCAACTTTTGATGTTATCGGCTGCTTATACCCTAAGCCCGAGAAGAAGTTTGTAATATAAACTCTACGGTATTCAAAGTTAAGATCATTCCTATATGGGACATTACAATAAAGATACTCCAAATGCAGAAAGAAATTTTTCAAGAAATAAACTCTTGTAAAGATATTGGTTCCAAATGCACTGTTATTTTCAGAATCATCATTTCTGAAGTAATAAAGATAGTTAAGGCCAACTCCTGCGTCAACCCTGTTATTTAGGCTATAAAAAATCACAGGAGCTACATCAATATGCTTCAATTGAAGATGATAATTAAATCCAAACTTTATATGCCCTCTCTGTCCTTTATTAAAAGAGGCAGCTGAATCATTCTGCCCAATAGCACTCTCTATAAATGAAATAGAAAGCAACAAAATCACAAGAATATTTTTCAGATTATTAGTCAGACGATAAGCCATATTTTAAATAGGGAAATTAAATCCTTAATACAAATTACCTGTATTGATTGTTAAGTTTAAGTTAAGCTTATGACAAATATTTGTTATTAAAATGAAGCTTCAATTTAAAAAAATAAGCTATATTTAAAAAATAATTATAAATCACCTAAGATTTATTACATTTTTATTATTTCACTATTTATAGAGATAAAAAAAATAATTATGAATTACCGCATTACTTCTCTTTATACGCTAGTAATATTCTTACTTCTCACCAATTGCAATTCGAAAAAAGGATGTACAGACCCCCACTCTACAAGCTTTGATACAGAGGCAAAGATAGATGACGGTAGTTGCTCTTATCCATCTACAGCAGGTAATATTTCAACTGTAAGAAAGTTAAAAAAAGATTTTGAGGAATTGTCTGGACTTAAATATGTTGATAAAAGATTATGGACAATAATTGACCCTGCTGGAGAAGACATGATCTATAGTATAAACCTTGTCACAGGAGAACCAAAAGAGACTATCAAAGTGCCTGGTATCAGCAGTATCAACTTTGAAGCGATTACTTCAAGTGATACGGATTTTTTTATTGGAGACATAGGAAACAATAAAGGCAACAGAAAAGATCTTGTTATTTATAAAGTTCCGATTCCTTCACCTATTACTATAGAAAATACATCTACAGCTGAAGAAATTAAATTTCACTATCCTGAGCAAAAAGATTTTAGGAGTAATACTTCTACAGATTTTGATGCTGAAGCGATATTTTACAAAAACGGATACATTTATCTTTTTACCAAAAATAATACAAATACAAAGACTAGTTTATACGAGATTCCTGCGACTCCTGGAAATCATGCAGCCCGCTTAAAAGGAATATTTGATGTACAGGGAAAAATAACGGATGCCGACATTAATCCAGATGGAACTAAAGTAGTTCTGATTGGCCATAATAAAGACACAGAGCAAGTCTTCTGCTGGTTGTTAAAAGATTATAAAGGCACTGATTTCTTCACTGGAACCAAAACCTTATTACAAATAGGAGAATTAGATGAGATCGGACAAGCAGAAGGGGTAACATTCTATAACGACAAAAATGTCTTTATCTCAAACGAAAAAAATAATGGTGTGCCTGCCAACGTATATTTATTGGACATAAGTAAAATTCAATAAATAAGCAGTTCCAATCAAAAAAATTATCAAGCCATTTTCTAGAGGTTATTTATTGCCTAATAAGTTCTTATAAATAATTATATAACAGAAAAAAAAATTATGAGGCATGCTTCCCATTGGAAGTACTTATCACCAATGAGCTTCAGAAACATTTTATAGTAACCACCTTAACATCATACCTTATTATAATCAATTAAGAGAATAAAAAAATGATAAAATAAGATCATGAAGCAGCGTTCTGTTACAAAATAAAGTCTTTACGTCAAATTTAAATATAATGGTGATTTAACCATTTATTCTTTTACATATTAGTACCGTCAATGAAAAAGAAGTTTTTATATTTTGGGATTGGTATAACACTCCTCATCGGAGTTATTTATTGTCCTATAAAATTTACATATATAGTATATTCTACAGGTAAAGTATTTCCTACACATGAGTGGATATTAGGCAGGACATACGATGGAAGGATAACAGAAACAATTAAAAACAATCAGCTAGGCCTCATCAGTTCCTATGCAGGAAAAGAGTTTCAGAGAGGAGATGTATTTGATTTTTACATTAATCCGGAAATCAACGACAAGCAATTTGTTGAAAGAGGAGAAACCATAGGTGTTCTCAACTCAACAGAATTAATGCGTCAGATCAATCAGCTAAAAGGAGAAAGAGAAGTAGAAAAAGCTTTATTAAAAGTGTATTCTACTGGTCAGAAAATCCAGACTATCAAAGAAGCAGAAACAAATTTAACTTTAGCTAAAGAGAGATATTCCATTCAGGACAAACTCATATCAAGACAAACTGATCTATACAAAGATTCACTGATTTCTCCCCAGCAGTACGACATTGCGAAGAATGACTATGAATTAAGTAAAATTAATCTGGCACTCGCTGAAGCTCAGATAAAAACTTTATCCACTGGAGAGAAGCCTGAACAGATAAAGTTCATCATAGAAAAGATTGAAAATCTTTCGGGACAGATCGCAAGTCTTGAATCAAGAAAAGACGCCTTACATATTAAAGCTCCATTCTCCGGTCTCATCCAAAGAAAGAAAGGAGGACAATCAACGGTAGAGGTTCTTGCAAATATTGTCGATACATCCTCCTATATTATAGTTACTCCAATAAAAATCAAAGAGTTTAAAAATCTATCCAAAGGTCAAAAATGTAAACTCAATTTATTTAATACGGACTGTGAAATGGAAGCCACAATCTGTCATATAGATAATGCAATACAAATCATAGGTGGTAAACAAGCTATCTATGTTACCGCAAAAATTGACAAAAAATGTCCGGGAGTATACCCTGGGATATTTGCCCAGACCAACATAGAATGTGGCGAACACACAATAATTGAATATTCTAAACTATTATTCCAAAGCTTGTTCTACAGATGATGCTCCGTTATGAAAGGAAGTACTTTGTCCCTAATGATCGGTTAGATGAATTAAGGGCAAGGTTAATGCCATTTGTTAATCCGGATGTTCATACTAAGGTAGGAGAATCCGGGCTTAGCCAATATACAGTTCGAAGTATTTATTATGATACTCCATTCATGGAATATTATTATGAAAAAAAAGAAGGACTTGAATTCAGAAATAAGTTCAGAATAAGAGGCTATGACAATCAAAAAGAAGACAGCATTGTTTTTCTTGAAATAAAAAGAAAGCTTAGCAACAGAATAGGAAAGCATAGAGCAACCCTCAAATTCAGTGATCTTAAATCTCTTCTGACCACCGGCAATACAAGAGATTATATAAATGGACCGAAGCTTCCTAAAGCTTTGAAAGACGCGGATAAATTTCTATTTTATTATTACTCTAAATCATTAAAACCAGTAAACCTTGTGGTATATGACAGAGAGGCCTTTCATGGGAAGTTTGACGATGAGGTTAGAATTACTTTTGATAAAAACGTACGAACTTCAATTTATCCAACCATAGACGAATTATATTCAGAAGAAAGACTTAAGCTGATCACTCCAGGCTTCTTCGTGCTTGAAATAAAGTATTATAATATTATGCCTACATGGGCCAGATCTATTGTAGAAGAGTTTTCTCTGCAACTTGAAGCAATATCAAAATATTCTTCAGGTCTGGACATTCATCATACAACATATGGCAGGATGAGGTTTTCGCCAATATCACTATCAAGAAATCCATTTTATAGATTATAAAAATTATGAATGAAGAATTACAGGATATTTTTTTCTATGCTTTAACGATAAAAGATGTAATAGGGAGATTATTAGTTGCGCTGTTTTGTGGCATAATGATCTCATTATTTTACAGGATAACCTATAAGGGTTATAGTTATTCATCAACATTTGTCAACTCCATTATATTACTTACCATGATTACAACTATTGTAATTATGGTTATCGGCAATAACCTTGCAGCAGCTTTTGGTCTCGTAGGCGCTATGTCTATAATTCGTTTCAGAACAGCTATCAAAGACACTATAGATATCATGTTTATATTTTTCTCGCTGGCAATAGGACTTGCGTGTGGAGTAGATTTTGTCTCTGTAGCTATTATAGGAACGATGGTAATCGGATCCATTTATTTCCTTATTGTAAAATTCAACTTATCTGCTCCAAGAAAAAAAGATTTCTTATTACAACTTATAACAGTCGGACAAGAAAGCGATGGTAAGGAGTTAAATAAAATCATTTCAAAATATTGCAGAAAACATAAGGTTGTAAATGTAAAAGGATTGGGAGAAGATCGTTCTAACATGCTTGAAGTTTCCTATTACATTAAGTTAAAAGATGAAAACAGCGGACAAAATTTCATAAAAGAAATTAAGGCTGTAGACGAAGTTAAACATGCCAATTTATTTTTCGACGAGGAATAGCAGATGAATAGGAGAAAAAACGTTCGGATACAATTATATATTTATATATGTCTTTTATATTTCATATCCGTATTGCCTACCAATGCTCAAGATAGAAACCAGACATGGACATTAGATCAATGTATTGAATATGCTTTAAAACACAACTTTACAATACAGCAAACGAATCTTCAGAGCGATAAAGCTGCTATCAACTTAAAATCTGCCAAAAACAACTATCTCCCAGAAATAGTAGGAAAAGGTAGAAATATATATAACTGGGGATTATTTGTTGATCCCGCGACCAATTTACTTACAACCCAAAGCAGTGAAATATATACAGGATCTGTTGAAGGAGAGCTAACGCTTTTTAACGGAGGTTATAATTATTACACATTAAAACAAAACAGAGATCTGTTGAATGCCACAATCTCTGACAATAAAAAAGTAAGTAATGATATAACGCTCTCCATCATTGGAGCATTTTATCAGGTCTTGTTTGCACAGGAACAGATAAAAATAACCAATACCCAAAAAGATCAATCCCGAATTCAATATGAATTGATAAAGGGTATGGTTGACAAAGGTGTACTCTCAAAAATTAATCATCAGGAAATTGAATCTGAAGTAGCACAAAGAGATGCAGCAATAACTATTGCTAACAGCAACATGCAACGTAGCCAGCTTGCTTTAAAGCAGCTTCTGGCTTATACTGATGGCAATCTTGATCTGGCAAATGAAGATAAAAACTCAATACCAGATTCCTTGCAAATTGAACCATACGAGGAAATTAAAGAAAAAGCATGCATCTTTTTACCTGAAATAAAAAGTGCACAATACAGACTGAATGCTCTTCAATATAGAAGCCAGGCAACTAACTCTCTTCGACTATTTAACTTCTCAGTATCAGGGGGAGTTATCACAAGAAGCTCAAATCTTGTTCAACTTGAGCAGAAGAAGCAATTCAAGCAAAACCTTACT is a window of Sporocytophaga myxococcoides DSM 11118 DNA encoding:
- the rlmD gene encoding 23S rRNA (uracil(1939)-C(5))-methyltransferase RlmD, producing MSKKDKQFRFEKVTIGEMAAEGKCVARVNDKVIFTEFLAPGDVADLRIYKTKKRFAFAKAEHIYEFSSSRTTPVCEHFGTCGGCKWQHITYENQALYKEKQVKDNLERIGKINVEEYLPIVQAKSIYNYRNKLEFSFSDKRWLTNEEISTEDTLSDMNGLGFHVPERFDKVLDIKKCHLQQDPSNAIRLEVRKFAVEHEIPFYNLREHFGVLRNLIIRNSSLGELMVILQVKEFTNKVESLLEHLKLQFPEITSLQYVVNQKSNDTFHDLDIHLFHGKPYITEQMENLNFRISPKSFYQTNSIQAYELYKVTRDFAGLTGKENVYDLYTGTGTIANFVAGRAKKVTGIEYVPMAIEDAKINSSINNISNTSFYAGDVKDILTASFLEKEGAPDVIITDPPRAGMHEHVVQKMLELAPQRIVYVSCNPATQARDLALLNEKYAVKKVRPVDMFPQTHHVENVALLEKIN
- a CDS encoding acyltransferase family protein; the protein is MLISLTNKSDTSRVYGLDILRAIAIIFVLEEHGNDFLYEAFSIKAPHLDGVKLFFVLSGFLIGQILIKTLHTGLSMKDLYAFWVRRWFRTLPNYYLVLIILVGFNILIPEFKGTYASFFFFCQNLFYPQQRFFLESWSLAVEEWFYILFPITLYLLNKAFPSRHKISLLASIGVFIIGAVLVRVYKESYLDIQMFKDWDVEFRKVVFTRLDNIVFGVLGAFISTYYHSMWVKYKIILLISGILFLLGDRIYFLFITNNIISFGWYSNIISFTMGSLATLALLPFLSELKTGKGLLFRLLTYTSIISYSLYMVNLSIVRFRVIPYSNEWLIKFGLSSYITYIDVALYWIYTITLSLLLYHFFERPMTSLRDKLYIKKSQPSV
- a CDS encoding lamin tail domain-containing protein, with the translated sequence MKKIVIFKIYCLLFAVNAFAQSDLVITEILYNQPGNDTLEFIELYNKGNQSLNLSGYKVTSGFNYVFPDYTLKPGNYVVVARYAVFFEQTFGLAPLQWDSGGLSNSGEKIVIKTPAGIIADSVEYDNKEPWDDRADGEGSSLVLCNVNSNNAFGYYWAASNDIGGIFDDGSLIYASPGDGNSICNEPGDTYPPVVNRIYAPQNNTIKVVFNEPLNASSAQVLSNYSGLNITSATLSGSGDTVILGLSAPLEIGNLNSINISNISDEIGNKFISQSFSFVFNNTKAPLVISEIMYNNPGTDTLEFIELYNNGPEAINIGGYYFSDGIDFVFPSVVIGPHQYIVICANQTYFNSFFNLSNTYQWTTGSLNNSGEKIILRNSADMVVDQVEYSFSFPWPVQADGTGPSLKFCDADKDNNMGANWSYSDVYVRDYLELPVYATPGTAEEGCVLSLFNQKPSQQKIRVYPNPSAGVFKLDLESETRISMEVLNTLGQVIYWKENVSANEEINISGQKKGIYYVRLIHLDKDLISSAKVVVE
- a CDS encoding HlyD family secretion protein; this translates as MKKKFLYFGIGITLLIGVIYCPIKFTYIVYSTGKVFPTHEWILGRTYDGRITETIKNNQLGLISSYAGKEFQRGDVFDFYINPEINDKQFVERGETIGVLNSTELMRQINQLKGEREVEKALLKVYSTGQKIQTIKEAETNLTLAKERYSIQDKLISRQTDLYKDSLISPQQYDIAKNDYELSKINLALAEAQIKTLSTGEKPEQIKFIIEKIENLSGQIASLESRKDALHIKAPFSGLIQRKKGGQSTVEVLANIVDTSSYIIVTPIKIKEFKNLSKGQKCKLNLFNTDCEMEATICHIDNAIQIIGGKQAIYVTAKIDKKCPGVYPGIFAQTNIECGEHTIIEYSKLLFQSLFYR
- a CDS encoding polyphosphate polymerase domain-containing protein, with the protein product MMLRYERKYFVPNDRLDELRARLMPFVNPDVHTKVGESGLSQYTVRSIYYDTPFMEYYYEKKEGLEFRNKFRIRGYDNQKEDSIVFLEIKRKLSNRIGKHRATLKFSDLKSLLTTGNTRDYINGPKLPKALKDADKFLFYYYSKSLKPVNLVVYDREAFHGKFDDEVRITFDKNVRTSIYPTIDELYSEERLKLITPGFFVLEIKYYNIMPTWARSIVEEFSLQLEAISKYSSGLDIHHTTYGRMRFSPISLSRNPFYRL
- a CDS encoding DUF4956 domain-containing protein, which translates into the protein MNEELQDIFFYALTIKDVIGRLLVALFCGIMISLFYRITYKGYSYSSTFVNSIILLTMITTIVIMVIGNNLAAAFGLVGAMSIIRFRTAIKDTIDIMFIFFSLAIGLACGVDFVSVAIIGTMVIGSIYFLIVKFNLSAPRKKDFLLQLITVGQESDGKELNKIISKYCRKHKVVNVKGLGEDRSNMLEVSYYIKLKDENSGQNFIKEIKAVDEVKHANLFFDEE
- a CDS encoding TolC family protein produces the protein MNRRKNVRIQLYIYICLLYFISVLPTNAQDRNQTWTLDQCIEYALKHNFTIQQTNLQSDKAAINLKSAKNNYLPEIVGKGRNIYNWGLFVDPATNLLTTQSSEIYTGSVEGELTLFNGGYNYYTLKQNRDLLNATISDNKKVSNDITLSIIGAFYQVLFAQEQIKITNTQKDQSRIQYELIKGMVDKGVLSKINHQEIESEVAQRDAAITIANSNMQRSQLALKQLLAYTDGNLDLANEDKNSIPDSLQIEPYEEIKEKACIFLPEIKSAQYRLNALQYRSQATNSLRLFNFSVSGGVITRSSNLVQLEQKKQFKQNLTEYVSFNLAVPIFSKFLKVNALSLSKIDIDIQKKELDKVNLEVEQKIQAAYLDLVTAHNNFKALDKKTKAFQAQYNYASKSYSSGIINYIEYYYAANMLVTSQLEQLIAEYDFYLKRKTLEFYEGKGYCQR